A single Arachidicoccus sp. BS20 DNA region contains:
- the porW gene encoding type IX secretion system periplasmic lipoprotein PorW/SprE, with translation MKRRFFLFILECCICAIPAFSQVGTTISLKGNKPPEYANKPLPAERTPYGKIGKAKKFIQNTFVHYNFLFNANRIFNDIMQQAVASNVDDYARLLRFYPYDEKALAADKRFDSVIQHATAGLLLHDLRNDYVDELYFITGKSYFFEKKYDSSQYTFQYLNYAFAPKDDGYDIPIGSNSSSADKRFSISNKEKSGIGKNNLKNINRRNDALVWLARNFIEQKNYVQAQILLNNLSRDVHFPERLQPLLNETKAYYFYQQNIYDSAAYYLSRSHFNDDSKTLKARRHYLTAQLYQLSGADSAALHFYEAAKKYSTDPQLDIYAEKNIAALNNRSDANDLNTLLRKNKYFLYKDLIYYQQAEIARANHDDKKAIDLLQQSVIANRSIQPQNGQQRSKTFFLLANTEYDNNLFASASAHYDSVSANFITDSIDKHTLQHRSHPLHLFAVNADSMHVQDSLLTLANMPEKDRTAILKQAARRIRKSIDKREDEAENNSPLANRLIQRQQQTTPTTSDLFSQGASAAAWYFNNQPLKSSGYQRFKQKFGNRPNVDNWQRLSAISGTANIRNTPQTAEDIPDAFNADSTLKLDSSEITAQDLLAGLPMTSAQKANANNIISQAILDNGKILQNSLENFRGAIFVYDSLLQTFPKSRQVPEALYNIFVCYTLLGDSANALQVKNNLLNNYPSDSWSKKLFAKQNRFAVSATSLADSATKTYNDIYNLFLSGKFEEAVQQKNIADKKYGSFYWTPQLLYIEAIYHVSKNEDSTAIGKLNYLIKTFASSPMLPQAKTMIDVLKHRKEIEAYLRSLHISPEDYLQNNILARLEEASQKMNQPERRVALYRDGNLVDMPEEKISTNSPTQLNAPDKTFAIQNAATDTAQQQTQSNQQQTANNNIVTTQDNAIEKPDSDKIAVNINVPNTPPTDSAKTLKPAQSKDSAIVKPQKVTVNPPVNNTTRVVDGFTFNNNAPQYVTIVLDNVAPVYATEAGNAFNRYNLLTFPNKQYNVNSQQIGDETLILIGPFKNNAEAQDYQSKIQPHASNEIIPWITTGYSFIKISPENLNKLHTKADVEKYKSAESKAEN, from the coding sequence ATGAAGCGGCGTTTTTTTCTTTTCATACTTGAGTGTTGCATCTGCGCAATACCTGCATTTTCGCAGGTAGGCACTACTATTAGTTTAAAAGGAAATAAACCGCCCGAATACGCCAACAAACCATTGCCTGCAGAACGAACGCCTTACGGCAAAATAGGCAAAGCAAAAAAGTTTATCCAAAACACATTTGTTCATTATAATTTTCTCTTCAACGCCAACCGGATTTTCAACGACATTATGCAGCAAGCTGTTGCATCCAATGTGGACGACTATGCCAGACTGCTCCGTTTTTATCCATACGACGAAAAAGCATTGGCTGCTGACAAGCGGTTTGATTCCGTAATCCAACACGCGACAGCCGGACTTTTGTTACACGATTTAAGAAACGATTACGTGGACGAATTATACTTTATTACCGGTAAGAGTTATTTCTTTGAAAAAAAATATGACAGCTCGCAATACACATTTCAATACCTCAATTATGCTTTCGCACCGAAAGACGATGGTTACGACATTCCGATTGGCAGCAATAGCAGTAGTGCAGACAAAAGATTCAGCATTTCCAACAAAGAGAAAAGCGGAATAGGAAAAAATAACCTGAAAAACATCAATCGCCGCAACGATGCTTTGGTATGGCTCGCACGAAATTTCATAGAACAAAAAAATTATGTGCAGGCGCAAATTCTTCTAAACAATTTGAGCCGCGATGTTCATTTTCCCGAACGTTTACAACCTTTACTAAACGAAACCAAAGCCTATTATTTTTATCAACAAAACATTTACGACAGCGCCGCATATTATTTATCGCGAAGCCATTTTAACGATGATTCCAAAACACTCAAAGCACGGCGCCATTATCTCACAGCGCAACTGTATCAGCTTTCCGGCGCAGACAGTGCAGCACTTCATTTTTACGAAGCGGCAAAAAAATACTCTACCGACCCGCAATTAGATATTTATGCAGAAAAAAATATTGCTGCACTAAACAACCGGTCCGATGCAAATGACCTGAACACCTTACTTAGGAAGAATAAATATTTTCTCTACAAAGATTTGATTTATTATCAGCAAGCGGAAATTGCCCGCGCCAATCATGACGACAAAAAAGCAATCGACTTGCTGCAACAAAGCGTCATTGCCAACAGAAGCATACAACCTCAAAATGGACAACAACGCAGCAAAACATTTTTCTTATTGGCAAACACAGAATACGACAATAATCTTTTCGCATCCGCAAGCGCCCATTATGACAGCGTTTCAGCCAATTTCATTACAGACAGCATAGATAAACATACGCTTCAACACCGCTCTCATCCATTACATTTATTCGCTGTTAATGCCGATTCTATGCACGTGCAGGATAGCTTACTGACATTGGCCAATATGCCGGAAAAAGACCGCACGGCAATATTGAAGCAGGCTGCACGCCGCATACGTAAAAGCATTGATAAACGAGAAGATGAAGCAGAAAATAATTCTCCGCTTGCCAACCGGTTAATACAAAGACAGCAACAAACTACTCCTACAACATCCGATTTGTTCAGCCAAGGCGCTTCTGCCGCCGCGTGGTACTTCAACAATCAACCCCTGAAGAGCAGCGGCTATCAGCGTTTTAAACAAAAGTTCGGCAACCGACCAAACGTGGATAACTGGCAACGGTTAAGCGCTATCAGCGGAACAGCAAATATCCGCAACACGCCGCAAACTGCGGAAGACATACCGGACGCTTTTAATGCAGACAGCACATTAAAATTGGACAGTTCAGAAATTACCGCGCAAGACCTTCTCGCCGGTTTGCCAATGACATCGGCGCAAAAAGCAAACGCGAATAATATTATTTCGCAAGCAATTTTGGACAATGGCAAAATTTTGCAAAACAGTCTGGAAAATTTCAGAGGTGCTATTTTTGTGTATGATTCGCTGCTGCAAACATTCCCCAAATCACGGCAAGTGCCGGAAGCATTGTACAATATTTTCGTTTGTTACACTTTGCTCGGCGATTCTGCAAATGCCTTACAGGTAAAGAATAATTTGCTGAATAATTATCCGTCGGATAGTTGGAGTAAGAAACTATTCGCAAAGCAAAATCGTTTTGCCGTTTCCGCCACAAGCCTTGCCGACAGCGCTACAAAAACATACAACGATATTTACAATTTGTTTCTTTCGGGAAAATTTGAAGAGGCTGTGCAGCAAAAAAATATTGCCGACAAAAAATACGGAAGTTTCTACTGGACACCGCAATTACTCTACATTGAAGCCATTTATCATGTATCAAAAAATGAAGATTCCACAGCCATCGGAAAGCTGAATTATCTTATAAAAACATTCGCCTCATCGCCAATGCTTCCGCAGGCAAAAACAATGATTGACGTATTGAAGCATCGCAAAGAAATTGAAGCATATTTGCGAAGTCTGCATATTTCGCCGGAAGATTATTTACAGAATAATATACTTGCAAGACTGGAAGAAGCATCACAAAAAATGAATCAGCCCGAACGCAGAGTCGCATTATACCGGGATGGCAACCTCGTGGATATGCCGGAAGAAAAAATTAGTACAAACTCGCCCACGCAGTTAAATGCGCCGGACAAAACATTTGCAATACAAAACGCCGCAACAGATACTGCACAGCAACAAACACAAAGCAATCAACAACAAACGGCAAACAATAATATTGTAACTACACAAGATAATGCCATTGAAAAACCCGACTCCGATAAAATCGCAGTAAACATAAATGTTCCGAACACGCCGCCAACCGATTCTGCGAAAACGCTGAAACCCGCGCAGTCAAAAGATTCAGCAATTGTAAAGCCACAAAAAGTGACCGTTAATCCGCCTGTAAACAATACCACTCGTGTCGTTGACGGATTTACGTTTAATAATAATGCGCCGCAATATGTAACTATAGTGCTGGACAATGTTGCTCCCGTATATGCAACCGAAGCAGGCAACGCATTTAACCGCTATAATTTATTAACGTTCCCCAACAAGCAATACAACGTAAATTCACAGCAGATAGGCGATGAAACATTGATATTAATCGGTCCGTTTAAAAATAATGCGGAAGCACAAGATTACCAATCGAAAATTCAGCCACATGCTTCAAACGAGATTATTCCATGGATTACAACAGGATATTCGTTTATCAAAATCAGTCCCGAAAACCTCAATAAACTACACACAAAAGCAGACGTCGAAAAATATAAATCGGCAGAAAGTAAAGCGGAGAATTAA
- a CDS encoding penicillin-binding protein 1A, whose product MNTTSTQEKRPKNIAVRILWMIFFAGIIGVVLLLLMANYGLLGEMPSIEQLQNPSASEASQIYADDGSLMGKVFQQDRVNVSFNDISPNVVHALVATEDERFYSHNGVDPHALARAFFSLGGEGGASTITMQTAKNLFTNYKRNTLIRIFQKIKEAIIAVKLERNFTKNEILTLYLNTVPFGDNVYGIRNAARTFFQTDPSQLSVAQAAVLIGMLKASTAYNPRIHPDRALARRNVVIGQMVRNGFVSQSEAQQIKATPIVLNYHKLNEANGLAPYFRMILVEQLKNWCKNNPKPDGTPYDLYTDGLKIYTTINPHLQKYAEEAVAKHMSYMQQILNAQSDIKNGSVWKAHQRTLDWAMRHSIRWNNEKNDGLSDNEIVKTFNVKTKMTVFAYNYYRHKDTVMTPLDSIKYMRQMLQAGFMAMDPLSGEVKAWVGGIDYRHFKYDHVNINTKRQVGSTIKPLLYSLAIEKGGFTPNTPVQDERQYFNGYGYVPATGASCTGRTMPMSEALAESRNCATAYIEKQLGPNSNEGAVKFVDFLQQCGISSKLEPYPSIVLGSEEISLYEMMQAFSMFPGRGFNVQPMLITRIEDAHGNVLFTSTPKRKQIISDITASSMVSMMQDVINYGTGRRLNNYDVQGDIAGKTGTTNDNSDAWFIGYTPQLLVGIWTGCDDRFIHIQSESEGQGAAVALPIWAYFFNKAENDPSTGLNVHQKFDNNFNSDSGGQSLIYDWANNIPDSTDSIQNKLLPNNIKPQDIGPESDSGDNINDNQAPVGGDNSSLPAKKPQTKPKAVMPAPSQKQPEKKKEGLLKRIFGGKNKNKQ is encoded by the coding sequence ATGAATACAACATCCACACAAGAAAAACGACCTAAAAATATAGCTGTACGCATACTCTGGATGATTTTTTTCGCGGGTATCATCGGCGTGGTTCTTTTATTGCTTATGGCAAACTATGGTTTGCTGGGCGAAATGCCATCCATAGAACAATTACAAAACCCAAGTGCATCTGAAGCAAGCCAGATTTATGCCGACGACGGTTCCCTGATGGGCAAAGTATTTCAGCAAGACAGGGTCAATGTATCTTTTAACGACATTAGTCCGAATGTAGTACATGCTTTGGTAGCTACCGAAGATGAACGTTTTTACAGCCACAACGGCGTGGATCCCCATGCCTTGGCAAGAGCATTTTTTTCGCTGGGAGGCGAAGGCGGTGCCAGCACCATTACTATGCAGACGGCAAAAAACCTGTTTACCAATTATAAGCGCAACACACTTATTCGCATTTTCCAAAAAATAAAAGAAGCGATTATTGCCGTTAAGCTCGAACGTAATTTCACAAAAAACGAAATACTCACTTTATATCTTAACACCGTCCCCTTTGGCGACAATGTTTACGGCATCAGAAACGCTGCCCGCACTTTTTTCCAAACCGACCCGTCGCAACTGAGCGTAGCTCAGGCTGCCGTACTCATTGGAATGCTGAAAGCTTCTACTGCATACAATCCGCGCATACATCCCGACAGAGCCTTAGCCAGAAGAAATGTGGTAATAGGACAAATGGTACGCAACGGTTTTGTTTCCCAAAGTGAAGCACAGCAAATAAAAGCCACTCCCATTGTTCTTAATTACCATAAACTAAACGAAGCCAACGGTTTGGCGCCGTACTTCAGAATGATTTTAGTGGAACAACTAAAAAACTGGTGTAAGAACAATCCAAAGCCCGACGGCACGCCGTACGATTTATATACCGACGGGTTGAAAATATATACCACCATTAATCCCCATTTACAAAAATACGCCGAGGAAGCAGTAGCCAAGCACATGAGCTATATGCAACAGATACTTAATGCGCAAAGCGATATTAAAAACGGCAGTGTATGGAAAGCGCATCAGCGTACGCTTGACTGGGCAATGCGCCATTCCATTCGTTGGAACAATGAAAAGAATGACGGTTTGTCTGACAACGAAATCGTTAAAACATTCAACGTAAAAACTAAAATGACGGTTTTTGCCTACAACTATTATCGCCACAAAGACACGGTAATGACACCGCTTGATTCTATCAAATATATGCGGCAAATGTTACAAGCCGGCTTCATGGCGATGGACCCGCTAAGCGGCGAAGTAAAAGCCTGGGTCGGCGGCATTGATTACAGGCACTTTAAGTACGACCACGTAAACATCAATACAAAACGGCAGGTAGGCTCAACTATTAAACCGCTGCTCTACAGTCTTGCAATCGAAAAAGGCGGCTTCACGCCCAATACGCCGGTACAAGATGAACGACAATATTTCAACGGTTACGGCTACGTGCCTGCCACAGGTGCAAGTTGCACAGGACGTACGATGCCAATGTCCGAAGCTTTGGCAGAATCGCGCAACTGTGCCACAGCTTACATAGAAAAGCAACTTGGTCCGAATAGCAATGAAGGTGCGGTAAAATTTGTAGATTTTCTGCAACAATGCGGCATATCTTCTAAGCTCGAACCTTATCCTTCTATTGTTTTGGGTTCGGAAGAAATTTCTTTATACGAGATGATGCAGGCATTCTCCATGTTTCCCGGTCGCGGCTTTAATGTACAGCCGATGCTCATTACGAGAATTGAAGATGCACACGGTAATGTATTGTTTACAAGTACACCAAAACGCAAACAAATCATCAGTGATATTACGGCAAGCTCTATGGTATCAATGATGCAGGACGTTATCAATTACGGAACGGGCAGAAGATTGAACAACTACGATGTGCAGGGCGATATTGCCGGAAAAACCGGAACAACCAACGATAACAGCGATGCATGGTTCATTGGATACACACCTCAATTACTGGTAGGCATCTGGACCGGCTGCGACGACCGTTTTATCCATATTCAAAGCGAATCCGAAGGACAAGGTGCTGCCGTAGCTTTACCGATATGGGCATATTTTTTCAATAAAGCCGAAAATGACCCAAGTACAGGTTTGAATGTCCATCAAAAATTTGACAACAACTTCAATAGCGATAGTGGTGGACAATCGCTTATTTATGACTGGGCAAATAATATTCCCGATTCAACCGACAGCATTCAAAACAAATTACTTCCAAATAATATCAAGCCGCAGGACATTGGTCCGGAAAGCGACTCGGGCGATAATATTAACGATAATCAAGCACCGGTAGGAGGAGATAATTCTTCGCTTCCGGCAAAAAAACCACAGACCAAACCCAAAGCAGTAATGCCGGCTCCTTCACAAAAGCAGCCCGAAAAGAAAAAAGAAGGACTTTTAAAAAGAATCTTCGGCGGGAAAAATAAAAATAAACAGTAG
- the fumC gene encoding class II fumarate hydratase, which produces MEFRIEKDTMGEVKVPVDMYWGAQTQRSIENFKIAQDINKMPKEIIKAFAYLKKAAALTNEELGVLSKEKADLIGKVADEILDGKLDDQFPLVVWQTGSGTQSNMNANEVIAYRAHVLNGGALTDKEKVLHPNDDVNKSQSSNDTFPTAMHIAAYKILMETTIPGIEKLRDTLAKKSKDFMHVVKIGRTHFMDATPLTLGQEFSGYVAQLNHGLNAIKNTLKHLSELALGGTAVGTGINTPRGYSELVAKKIAELTGLPFITASNKFEALAAHDAIVEAHGALKTVAVSLMKIANDIRMLSSGPRSGIGEIHIPDNEPGSSIMPGKVNPTQCEALTMIAAQVLGNDVAINIGGATGHFELNVFKPVMIYNFLHSARLIGEGCVSFNDKCAEGIEPIEANIKKHVDNSLMLVTALNTKIGYYKAAEIAQTAHKNGSTLKETAVALGYLTPEQFDEWVVPSKMVGDI; this is translated from the coding sequence ATGGAATTTCGTATAGAAAAAGACACGATGGGCGAAGTGAAAGTGCCTGTTGATATGTATTGGGGCGCGCAAACGCAGCGCAGCATCGAGAACTTTAAAATTGCGCAGGATATTAATAAAATGCCGAAAGAAATCATTAAGGCATTTGCTTATCTCAAAAAAGCAGCGGCTTTAACCAATGAAGAATTGGGCGTTTTATCAAAAGAAAAAGCAGACTTAATCGGTAAAGTTGCCGATGAAATTCTGGATGGAAAATTGGACGACCAGTTTCCTTTGGTTGTTTGGCAAACAGGCAGCGGTACGCAAAGCAATATGAATGCGAATGAAGTAATCGCTTATCGCGCGCACGTACTCAACGGCGGCGCTTTGACGGATAAAGAAAAAGTATTGCATCCGAACGATGATGTCAATAAATCGCAATCGTCCAACGATACATTCCCTACCGCGATGCACATTGCGGCGTATAAAATTTTAATGGAAACAACCATTCCGGGAATTGAAAAGTTGCGCGATACTTTGGCAAAAAAATCGAAAGATTTTATGCACGTGGTAAAAATCGGTCGCACGCATTTTATGGACGCTACACCATTGACTTTGGGACAAGAATTCAGTGGCTATGTTGCACAGTTAAATCATGGATTGAATGCGATTAAGAATACGCTGAAACATTTGTCAGAACTGGCTTTGGGCGGAACGGCAGTTGGTACGGGCATCAACACACCACGAGGTTATTCCGAATTGGTGGCGAAAAAAATTGCGGAACTCACAGGTTTACCTTTCATTACCGCTTCAAATAAATTTGAAGCATTGGCTGCACACGATGCGATTGTAGAAGCGCACGGCGCATTGAAAACCGTTGCCGTAAGCCTGATGAAAATTGCGAATGATATTCGTATGTTGTCCAGCGGTCCGCGCAGCGGCATCGGCGAAATTCATATTCCGGATAACGAGCCGGGAAGTTCTATTATGCCGGGCAAAGTAAATCCCACGCAGTGCGAGGCTTTGACGATGATTGCCGCGCAGGTGTTGGGCAATGATGTTGCGATTAACATCGGCGGAGCGACAGGGCATTTTGAATTAAATGTTTTCAAACCTGTGATGATTTATAACTTCCTGCACAGCGCTCGTTTGATAGGCGAAGGTTGTGTTTCGTTCAACGATAAATGCGCCGAAGGTATTGAGCCGATAGAAGCAAATATTAAAAAACACGTAGATAATTCTTTGATGCTTGTAACAGCTTTGAACACGAAAATCGGTTATTATAAAGCTGCGGAAATTGCGCAGACTGCACATAAAAACGGAAGCACGTTGAAAGAAACGGCAGTGGCTTTGGGTTATCTCACGCCCGAACAATTTGATGAATGGGTTGTGCCAAGTAAAATGGTGGGAGATATTTAA